The proteins below come from a single Streptococcus canis genomic window:
- a CDS encoding cupin domain-containing protein encodes MITKEDWIRTLELAPHVEGGYFRQTEKAQETMGLNGKERALYTSIYFLLEEANPSHFHRLTADEIWYFHAGAPLTVHMITPDGNYRRVSLGLDLAKGQQLHYCVPKGTIFGSTVDNGYALVSCLVAPGFEFEDFELFARADLLALYPEHKTIIERLTRD; translated from the coding sequence ATGATAACAAAAGAAGACTGGATAAGAACGCTAGAGTTAGCTCCCCATGTTGAAGGTGGCTATTTTAGACAAACAGAAAAAGCTCAAGAAACTATGGGTCTCAATGGTAAGGAAAGAGCGCTTTATACTAGTATTTATTTTCTGTTAGAAGAGGCCAATCCCTCTCATTTTCACCGTTTGACAGCAGATGAAATCTGGTATTTTCATGCTGGTGCCCCCTTGACTGTCCACATGATTACCCCAGATGGAAACTACCGTAGGGTTTCCTTAGGGTTAGATTTGGCTAAGGGGCAGCAGCTTCATTATTGTGTTCCCAAAGGAACCATTTTTGGATCAACGGTAGACAATGGCTATGCACTTGTTTCATGTCTGGTCGCCCCAGGGTTTGAATTTGAGGATTTTGAGTTGTTTGCAAGGGCAGACTTACTAGCGCTCTACCCAGAACACAAGACTATTATTGAGCGTTTGACCAGAGACTAG
- a CDS encoding SPJ_0845 family protein: protein MAITHKKNDELEKMLAGFASIPSFDKPLDITSDGKLLSKEKVTDQTKTDKS, encoded by the coding sequence ATGGCAATTACCCATAAAAAAAATGATGAACTTGAAAAAATGCTAGCAGGTTTTGCGTCAATTCCTAGCTTTGATAAGCCACTCGACATTACGAGTGATGGAAAATTACTTTCCAAAGAAAAGGTCACTGACCAGACCAAGACAGATAAATCCTAA